A stretch of Thermoanaerobaculia bacterium DNA encodes these proteins:
- a CDS encoding L-threonylcarbamoyladenylate synthase — protein MLARPDRFAEFRRVLARGGVAAVPTETFYGLAADPWNEQACARVFAIKGREAGKALPVLVASASDLAGLGVTASPAALERVAAIWPAPLTAVFALTTPLPCTSGERSLAVRVPAHPELRRLLARTGPLTGTSANRSGEPPARTAADVGAALGNAIDVLVDGGETPGGLPSTIVDARVDPPAVLRAGAFPWPETR, from the coding sequence CTGCTCGCGCGGCCGGACCGCTTCGCGGAATTCCGCCGCGTCCTCGCGCGCGGCGGCGTGGCCGCCGTTCCGACCGAGACGTTCTACGGTCTCGCGGCGGATCCGTGGAACGAGCAGGCGTGCGCGCGCGTCTTCGCGATCAAGGGGAGGGAAGCGGGCAAGGCGCTCCCGGTCCTCGTCGCCTCGGCGTCCGACCTCGCGGGCCTCGGCGTCACGGCCTCTCCCGCCGCGCTCGAACGCGTCGCCGCGATCTGGCCCGCGCCTCTCACGGCGGTCTTCGCGCTCACGACGCCGCTTCCGTGCACGTCGGGAGAGCGATCGCTGGCGGTCCGCGTTCCCGCCCATCCGGAGCTCCGCCGGCTGCTCGCGCGAACGGGGCCGCTGACGGGGACGTCGGCCAACCGTTCCGGCGAGCCCCCCGCCCGGACGGCCGCCGATGTCGGAGCCGCGCTCGGGAACGCGATCGACGTCCTCGTGGACGGTGGCGAGACGCCCGGCGGGCTCCCGTCGACGATCGTCGACGCCCGCGTGGACCCGCCGGCGGTCCTCCGGGCCGGAGCCTTTCCCTGGCCGGAAACACGATAG
- the recN gene encoding DNA repair protein RecN has translation MLRDLTIRNLAIVEDLSLELGPGFTAITGETGAGKSILVDALSLLSGGRASADLLRHEADRLTVSARFDGVDGRPLEEAGIAAPDGEIVVRREIGADGKGRAFVNDAAVAAKTLAAIGERLVAIHGQGGERRLLDADAALDLVDAFGALEESADEVARRAREFREAEGRREELAGSRRDRDRRLDLLGFEIAEIDAARLEGLDEDVLATERNLLLHADRVRQLGEAAAAALSEDEGSALDRIGEAHRAASELARIDGSFAEVEAEIAEIKARASDVASQVAGAAARIEADPERLAEAEDRLARLARLKKKYGASVAEILAWREKSAAERDTLENLDDSLDELARRGAAALAAYEAAARSLSDGRRESARKLSAAVQKSLAELAMEKAKFRVELAETEERVSPRGRERAEILFSGNPGEPERPLAKIASGGELSRVQLAIESVLLAGGRVRGRARGRTLVFDEVDAGIGGRIAEVVARKLASLSTTDQVLCVTHVPQIAARAGRHLRAVKKVAGGRTRAGVEELTGDERVEEIARMLAGATVTPTARAHARALLAAR, from the coding sequence CGGCGGACCTCCTCCGCCACGAAGCGGACCGGCTGACGGTTTCCGCGCGGTTCGACGGCGTCGACGGGCGCCCGCTCGAAGAGGCCGGGATCGCGGCCCCCGACGGCGAGATCGTCGTCCGCCGCGAAATCGGCGCCGACGGAAAGGGGAGGGCGTTCGTCAACGATGCGGCGGTCGCGGCGAAGACCCTCGCGGCGATCGGGGAGCGCCTCGTCGCGATCCACGGGCAGGGAGGGGAGCGGCGGCTTCTCGACGCCGACGCGGCTCTCGATCTCGTCGACGCGTTCGGGGCGCTCGAAGAGAGCGCCGACGAGGTCGCCCGGCGGGCGCGCGAATTCCGCGAGGCGGAAGGCCGCCGCGAGGAGCTCGCGGGTTCGCGTCGCGATCGAGACCGGCGCCTCGACCTGCTCGGATTCGAGATCGCGGAGATCGACGCGGCGAGGCTCGAGGGACTCGACGAGGACGTGCTTGCGACCGAGCGCAACCTGCTCCTCCACGCCGACCGCGTCCGCCAGCTCGGCGAGGCGGCGGCCGCCGCCCTCTCGGAGGACGAGGGGTCCGCGCTCGACCGCATCGGCGAGGCCCACCGGGCGGCGTCGGAGCTCGCGCGAATCGACGGCTCCTTCGCCGAGGTCGAGGCGGAGATCGCCGAGATCAAGGCGCGCGCCTCGGACGTCGCCTCGCAGGTCGCGGGGGCGGCGGCCCGGATCGAGGCCGATCCGGAGCGCCTGGCGGAGGCGGAGGATCGGCTGGCCCGGCTCGCGCGGCTGAAGAAGAAGTACGGGGCGAGCGTCGCCGAGATCCTCGCATGGCGGGAGAAGTCCGCCGCCGAGCGCGACACGCTCGAAAACCTCGACGATTCGCTCGACGAGCTCGCCCGGCGCGGGGCCGCGGCTCTCGCGGCGTACGAGGCTGCGGCGCGTTCGCTCTCCGACGGCCGCCGGGAGTCCGCCCGGAAGCTCTCGGCCGCGGTCCAGAAGAGCCTCGCCGAGCTCGCGATGGAAAAGGCGAAGTTCCGCGTCGAGCTCGCGGAGACGGAAGAGAGGGTTTCGCCGCGCGGACGCGAGCGCGCGGAGATCCTCTTCTCGGGAAACCCCGGGGAGCCGGAGCGGCCGCTCGCCAAGATCGCTTCCGGCGGGGAGCTGTCGCGCGTCCAGCTCGCGATCGAGTCCGTGCTGCTGGCCGGGGGACGCGTCCGCGGCCGGGCCCGGGGGCGGACGCTCGTGTTCGACGAGGTGGACGCGGGAATCGGGGGGCGGATCGCGGAGGTCGTCGCGAGGAAGCTCGCGTCGCTCTCGACGACGGACCAGGTGCTCTGCGTCACGCACGTTCCCCAGATCGCCGCCCGGGCGGGCCGGCACCTGCGCGCCGTGAAGAAGGTCGCCGGGGGAAGGACGCGCGCCGGGGTCGAGGAACTCACCGGCGACGAGCGCGTCGAGGAGATCGCCCGGATGCTCGCGGGAGCGACGGTGACGCCGACCGCCCGCGCCCACGCCCGGGCGCTCCTGGCGGCGCGATGA
- a CDS encoding ThiF family adenylyltransferase, whose translation MTDARHSRSERFPGIGSAGQRRIAASRIAIVGVGAVGSVAAEIAVRSGFGSVTLIDRDVVEESNLQRQFLFDAEDARASSPKAEAAARRLARIDGAVALRAEIADLTFRNAEALLGGHDVLLDGCDNFETRLLVSDFGKKSGVPTVYAAAVGSEGIVSVSMPSPEWPCLRCYLGALPPAGSSPTCDTEGIVPSLPPLVAALAAGEALRIAAGRRPSRGVLTFSVWEGDVRPVRAFAKAGPRAGCDACAGRRYPALEGEGATDVVRLCGRNAVQIAPADRERPDFDRLERALSGFPVQRSAHVLSFPAEGVVLTLFSDGRCVVRGTEDFDRARSLYARYVGR comes from the coding sequence ATGACGGACGCGCGCCACTCGCGCTCGGAGCGGTTCCCCGGCATCGGCTCCGCCGGGCAGCGCCGGATCGCGGCGTCGCGGATCGCGATCGTCGGGGTCGGCGCCGTCGGTTCGGTGGCCGCGGAGATCGCGGTCCGGTCCGGCTTCGGCTCCGTGACGCTCATCGATCGCGACGTCGTGGAGGAGTCGAACCTCCAGCGCCAGTTCCTCTTCGACGCCGAAGACGCGCGCGCGTCCTCCCCGAAGGCGGAAGCGGCGGCGCGGCGCCTCGCCCGAATCGACGGCGCGGTGGCGCTCCGGGCGGAAATCGCGGACCTGACGTTTCGGAACGCCGAAGCGCTGCTCGGCGGGCACGACGTCCTCCTCGACGGATGCGACAATTTCGAGACCCGTCTCCTCGTTTCGGATTTCGGGAAGAAGAGCGGCGTGCCGACGGTCTACGCGGCCGCCGTCGGCTCCGAGGGGATCGTCTCGGTCTCGATGCCGTCGCCGGAATGGCCCTGCCTGCGCTGTTATCTCGGCGCCCTGCCGCCGGCCGGCTCTTCGCCGACGTGCGACACCGAAGGAATCGTCCCGTCGCTCCCTCCCCTCGTCGCCGCCCTCGCGGCGGGCGAGGCGCTCCGGATCGCGGCGGGAAGGCGCCCGTCGCGCGGGGTCCTGACGTTCTCGGTCTGGGAAGGAGACGTCCGGCCGGTGCGCGCGTTCGCGAAGGCGGGGCCCCGGGCGGGGTGCGACGCGTGCGCGGGCCGCCGGTACCCGGCGCTCGAGGGAGAAGGAGCGACGGACGTCGTGCGGCTGTGCGGAAGGAACGCCGTCCAGATCGCCCCGGCGGACCGCGAACGGCCCGACTTCGACCGTCTCGAGCGGGCGCTCTCCGGGTTTCCGGTCCAGCGCTCGGCGCACGTGCTCTCCTTTCCGGCGGAAGGAGTCGTGCTCACGCTCTTCTCCGACGGCCGCTGCGTCGTCCGGGGCACCGAGGATTTCGACCGGGCGAGGAGCCTCTACGCCCGATACGTCGGGAGGTAA